tattttgatagtatttttatttttgttcaacgagaaagaattgaatttaggCCCAAACAATTTATTGGTAAAGCCCATTTTCGGACCTGAGCCCACTCCTCCCCTCAACCCATTTACCCATTCCCTAACCCACAACCCTTTTATAATCCCTAAATTAAACCCCTCTACACTTCAACACCACCCAACAGACACACAAAAAAAGACTCCACCCTTTCACAAAAAAATCAGCCGTTTCCACCTTTCTCCAACTCCAAAGACTCCAGAAGACACCGCTTAAATTATATAGAGAGGTTCTGCATTTTTGGGATAGGGAAGAACTGAGCAGAATTGACTACTTTTTCAgaaatttttccttttttgttcATCTTCTTTTGTTCTAAAATATCCAGTTTGAaaagctaaaaaaaaaaaaaaaagatcttcTCATTTCGTTTTGGTTCATTGTTGTCTTGGTTTTATTTCTCTGGGTTATTAAATTCAAATTAACTTCAATTTCTGTTGTTGTGCTGCTGTGTTGCAACTATTGATTGAACCTGAATTCTAACTGGACTTCGCCAAAATCAGTGTCTTATTTTCATGTTGCTTTTGTTCCAGTCCAGGTACTTCTTTTGAACTTTGGATTGCTAATTGGATAGGAAACGTATCTCTGATGGCAGATGCATGTGGATTATGAAGTTAATAGAATTAGTTTCGTTCAGCTCTAAAGATTTGTTGCTTTATCCCTGCTTTTGGTATTTTGTATCCCTAGTGTCGTATTCTGTTTTAAGGTTTGCATAAGCAGAAACATAGATTTATTGCTTGTTGTAGTTTATTTATGGTTGTAATCAATCAAtatgtaaataattatgaagcTGTCTCTACTCCTCGTCATTTTAAAATGTTTCGTCTGTCAAAGATCGAGTACTTCACTTGGTTAGTCTTTGGTTGTTTTTTATTGCCTATTAGAACACTAAATGCCCATAATTTTACACACCTATGTTTGATCGTCTAACCCCTCCCCCTCATTGATTAAATGTCAAATTGTATTTTCTTTTAGAGTGTGATTTAACAACTTTTTGTAGTATCCTACTAGCTTATTGTAAATGGTTTTACTGCAAGCTTGACTATCTTTAAGACTCATGGATTAATTTAGTAGTTGTGTTAAAACTAAAAAGCTTTTCATATAGGTTAGCGTAAGTTAACAGATTATAGTAATGAGCAAATTCTTATGCATAAAGACTTCACGCTTAAGATCCATACTCGTTTCCGTTTTAATCGAATCCCATACCTCATCCACaaatgatgctcatacttaaatGTCCTCACAACAATCTCAAAGCATAGTCAataaattaattcttataaacatcgtagtttgctttaggtacgattaataaattatcgtgactatgggtacggttcctgtgGTATAGTTATGATACGtaaccccaattcgagtgtgcgtttcacgtgactcgaccacaacttcaaacaataataaaaataagcatgtcgtaaattgcgggtgcatttcatgtggcgcggtttgcgaggtgtgccaaaacgacaagtgtacgacatcgtgacttgttccagaaataatttcataaataattaaaagcgattAGAAGATAAACAATGCACCGTAAgtttcaaatatgtattaaatcggataattaggccaattattaatagttgagtgaccgtgctaaaaccacggatcTCGGgagtgccttacaccttcttccgggttaacataattccttactcggtcttctgtgttcgcaaaccataaataagagtcaaattcctcgatttgggatttaaagtaaaccggtgacttgagacaccataaatattccaagtggaaactctgaatctaataaataattccatttcgattcatgtcacttaaattgaaaaaactcccatatccccctcggaaaaaaggaggtgtgacaacccCTACctccaaattttattttaaacccCTAAAATTCAATTAATGCTTATTTTTTTCGCATGTGTGGTTCATGGTTGTGTCACAGAAATACTAAATTATCATGTCCTTTCACTTTCTCTAGATGCAAGCCCCGGACATGATGTCTTTGCCTATTGGGTCATACTATTCCAACTCCTCACACACGAAGTTGAGGAACGGGAGAACGGTTACTGATTTGGTACACATATAGATGCTTATCTCGACCAAGGTAAGGATCTCACAATATTAGTCAAGCAACACATGAGAGTTGTTGGATGTGAAGGGGAAATAGCAAGGAGACTACTTGCTATAGGGGCAAAGTGTGTCAGTATAAGAACCAAAGAAGAACGTCCCTCTGCTTTGGAAATCCTTGAGGCATTTTAGGAGATGAGTATATAGTTTGGCTTTCTATTTTGACCGGTATTTTATGATAAAGCTTTGGAAATGCATTACAACAGTCATGAGAATATCCAGAAAGTTCATTCACTTCAATACGGAGAATGTGTAAATTAGGCAAATTTGCCGCCCAAGCCACTGACGATTTTTCGGGGATTGATTCTAAACCTCTTTCTAATTTGTGTTAATAATAACTTTCTTTGTTATTCTTGTCGATTCTCACATTTTCTTTTGCATATAGGGCATCTAGTTTACTCCTACTTCTACTAGTAGTTGCTGAATATGCTTCTTTTTTCCTGGCTAGGGGTACCAATGTAGGAGCCATAAATGCAAAACGTTAGCTAGTGTCACCATTCTTTTTTGAAGTTGTCACGATTTCTCATTTAGATACTTCAGGTAGGATTTGTTTTGATTGAACACCTGTAGTAGACCGAAAATATATCAATCAAACACATTTTGCTGACATGATTGATAGCATGAGTTGCAACATGTAGAATTCTTTAATGATTATAGTGTAGTATTCTCAGAATACATAAAGTCTTTAATTTCATGTAGTAAGATTGTTATTTATATTGATAAAGAATATTTCAAGTTAATAAGATGTTATCCTTGTGCTTGCAATATATTACCTTAGATgttgttataaaaaatattactcactaatataaaatttaaatagtTTAATTTAAAGTTATATTATTTCTACTCACCAATTATTGACTTAAGTTTGTCACACACCTATCAATAATATAGCATCTGACTGGAACCTTGTACCAAGCCAAAGGCAGTAAAATGTTCTTGTTACAACTTTGAGCCTCCTTTTCCTCGAGAAGGTATCCAAAAGAAAATGAAGAACATACTCTAGTACACCAACCAGGTTCAGAACAATGAAAAGAGCAAATGTAGCAGAATCAAGAACTGTATATCTATATTTTTCGGGTACATTGATAGATAAATGGTACTATCTGAGTGGGATATAAGTGTGTGCACAAGTAGCTGTAACTACATTTACCATTGAAACTCCAACTCTAATGTAAGAAAGCCTCAATCATCTAGAGAAAGCGCAACTACATTTTATTAAGTATCATCATCCATCCGCAGGCAGATTAATACATGAACCAAAACAAATAAATCAACTTAAATAATttgcaaaaaataataaataaccaaACTGAAAAGAATACCAGCCATTCTTGTTCATAGCGGTTAAGAGAGTCCTCTTCATGCCACTAGGTCACAAGTTCGATCGAGCCTGGTAACCTGACTAACAAAAATAACCAAACTGAAAAGAAACAATATATAGCATCGCAACATGACACATTATGAGAATGATGGTTTGACCCAAGTTGGTGGGCAAATAGGACTTAGTGACAATCCAGGATAAAACGATTCAATGCTTCCATCGTCAAGATGGTAAGCCCCCATATCTCTTCCGCCACCACCTTCACAATACTTATATTCATCAACCTCATCATCAGTAAAATATATATGATTAGGCTTGACTATTGTAAAGGCAGATGAGTCAATAGAACTTGCTCCATTCCGGCCCAAACAAATTGCTGAATTTCCCAAAGTGCTGACCTTGTTCAATTTAGCTTTGGTTAGATCTAGTTCATATACATTAAATTTAACAGTGTGATAACACCCAAGACCATTAGAATGTAAAAATCTAGTTAAAATAAATAGTGCATCGGATATCTCAACTAGGTAGAAGTGAACTGGATTGTGAAATACATCATCATCTCTAAGCCGAGCAAGTATGCGTGGCTCTACAATTGGTTTGGAAATACTACGCCCTGCAATATCAAAAACCCAAACTTCACCACCGAAAGTTAGTGCATAAAATTGCCCCTTACAGCAAACCATAGTGGAGATTCCATCAAATTTCTTGAAATTAATATTAGTCCAGTTGAGGTCTCCAGGTCGCCAAAAAGACAACAAGCTACCCTCCCCAAAACGGGAAATCACCAGTGCATAATCTGATGTAACAGAAGGACTAGCAGATAAGACAGCTTTGTCTATGCAATGCCACTCTCCTTCTTTAGGTGCTTCTTCGCCATGTAAAGACAATAAAGCTTTTAGCGAGGGAAGCTGTATACTGATGCGAGAGAAAGGTTGTAACAACTTCATCTCTCCTATGCATGAGATGGCGCAAAGCCACCCTTCCGATGGAAAACACTCTACTGGCCCTCTAGCTTCCGGGAGAAATATGCGTGAAACTTTCTGCTTGAAAAGAGAGTAAAATTCCCGATAATCATCACCATCTTTATCAGCAGCTAGCATTAGCAACGGAACTTGGGGCGAAAGCGCATCAAAATTTTCCTTCGTAGCAGCAGTTCGCCATGAGTTACAAACAGCACTAAAAGCAATGAAATCTTCAATCACTTTAACACGCTTTGCAATAAGAGTTAGGAGATCGTGTGGCAATTCTGCCCAGTTTGCCATAGCAAGGATGTAAGGCTTCTATAGGGCttacaagaaaagaagaagaaaaaattggAGGGCATTTATAGGCGTGCAACAACTAACATGGACAGGATGTATATTCCTCTATTGACAAGGATTTAGAATAGGGAaaaactcaaaaagaaaaagaaaatccaaATA
The DNA window shown above is from Nicotiana tomentosiformis chromosome 8, ASM39032v3, whole genome shotgun sequence and carries:
- the LOC104110609 gene encoding F-box protein At2g26160-like, with product MANWAELPHDLLTLIAKRVKVIEDFIAFSAVCNSWRTAATKENFDALSPQVPLLMLAADKDGDDYREFYSLFKQKVSRIFLPEARGPVECFPSEGWLCAISCIGEMKLLQPFSRISIQLPSLKALLSLHGEEAPKEGEWHCIDKAVLSASPSVTSDYALVISRFGEGSLLSFWRPGDLNWTNINFKKFDGISTMVCCKGQFYALTFGGEVWVFDIAGRSISKPIVEPRILARLRDDDVFHNPVHFYLVEISDALFILTRFLHSNGLGCYHTVKFNVYELDLTKAKLNKVSTLGNSAICLGRNGASSIDSSAFTIVKPNHIYFTDDEVDEYKYCEGGGGRDMGAYHLDDGSIESFYPGLSLSPICPPTWVKPSFS